One Nicotiana sylvestris chromosome 12, ASM39365v2, whole genome shotgun sequence genomic window carries:
- the LOC138883778 gene encoding uncharacterized protein, with product MYIESFLLETSIPPLELKLELNSDLHYGIRAGDLNGSKLRISIPVAAISHSSGDRRHFLFELGFDSFCNQFFTSSPVFELNCSSLISIQLKGTENYALWSRSMKIGLIGKSKLGFVDGRCTKTNLKDPYINYRKNAKPRSQILMITLVPSVNKVYSMVISEESQRSLGKFTQAVDLSDGVALFSNKGSVNSGNNYRPRSNNLYCDFYNYRGHTRDNCYKIHGYPSDFKMRKKTMGYQQRPMANLTTHEIQQTQGKQSVNILKLINKDNFGNHMKEFAGIVNTFVVNDTIENKDNEKDTNWIVDSGATNHMVHNKKLPSKVNSNRTSIDTKDLYTGKVKGIGKELEGMYNMQQKRIKANAADVQVEDVHGKDEDLEIWHGGLGHALDRVVKQIPNMNFKTSGSRIKECTICPLARQVMLHSWRNISLPVAERRKPTEISPLANSQQHSKGENFVPQQVPSADVHANNKGHTVIPLTDFGLPRGEKQLKKSTRTVKEPIWMQDYIVKGTSTKHSAKAVCIYPLEEYLSHQALLTSYQICLSKFTATKEPHSYEEAMTDPRWIEAMDQHLKIKYKANGEIERFKARLVAKRYNQIEGLDYQETFSPVVKMVTVKVVLALVAAHNWKLHQVDVYNAFLQRNLTEEVDDLLITENDQQMISEAKDILQHSFKIKDLGELRFFLGIEIARSKLGILMNQRKFALELISELGLTGSKPASTPMEYWASCPISRRSVTGLCRELGAEVNLPVELNYDSKAAIQIAANPIFHERTKHMEIDLHFMREKLQQGIVKTRYVMSKDQEADLFTKALQITACISDEQARDAQPVCTI from the exons atgtat attgagaGCTTTCTTCTAGAAACTTCTATTCCGCCATtagagctcaagctcgagctcaACTCTGATCTTCactatggtatcagagcaggagATCTAAATGGTAGTAAGCTAAGGATATCAATTCCAGTTGCTGCAATTTCTCATTCATCTGGAGATCGAAGGCATTTCTTGTTCGAGCTAGGGTTCGATAGCTTCTGCAATCAATTTTTCACTTCTTCTCCTGTTTTTGAATTGAATT GTAGCTCATTAATCTCTATTCAACTCAAAGGCACTGAGAATTACGCGTTATGGAGTAGATCAATGAAAATTGGATTAATTGGTAAAAGCAAATTAGGTTTTGTGGACGGGAGATGCACAAAGACAAATTTGAAAGATCCCTACATTAATTATAGGAAAAATGCAAAG CCTAGAAGCCAAATTTTGATGATAACTCTAGTTCCAAGTGTTAACAAGGTATACTCTATGGTGATATCAGAAGAGAGTCAGAGGTCTTTGGGAAAATTCACACAGGCTGTTGATCTATCTGATGGAGTTGCACTATTTAGCAACAAGGGAAGTGTGAACTCAGGAAACAATTATAGACCTAGAAGTAACAATTTATATTGTGATTTCTATAATTACAGAGGGCACACCAGGGACAACTGCTACAAGATACATGGCTATCCCTCAGATTTCAAGATGAGGAAGAAGACTATGGGATATCAACAAAGACCTATGGCAAACTTGACAACACATGAGATACAACAGACACAAGGGAAGCAGTCAGTTAAC ATATTGAAGCTGATCAACAAAGACAACTTTGGTAATCACATGAAGGAGTTTGCAGGTATTGTCAATACTTTTGTTGTGAATGATACAATAGagaataaagataatgaaaaggaCACAAATTGGATAGTGGACTCTGGAGCCACCAATCATATGGTTCATAATAAGAAATTACCAAGCAAAGTAAATAGTAATAGAACCAGTATAGATACAAAG GACCTTTACACTGGGAAGGTGAAGGGGATTGGTAAGGAGCTAGAAGGAATGTATAATATGCAACAGAAGAGGATTAAGGCAAATGCTGCAGATGTGCAAGTAGAAGATGTTCATGggaaagatgaggatcttgaaatTTGGCATGGTGGACTAGGACATGCTCTTGATAGAGTTGTGAAACAGATTCCAAACATGAATTTCAAGACAAGTGGTAGTAGAATAAAGGAATGTACAATTTGCCCTTTAGCTAGACAAG TGATGTTACATTCATGGAGAAATATTTCCCTTCCAGTTGCTGAAAGAAGGAAGCCTACAG AGATTTCACCTTTAGCAAACTCACAACAACACTCAAAGGGAGAGAATTTTGTTCCTCAACAAGTACCATCAGCTGATGTACATGCCAATAATAAAGGCCATACAGTCATCCCTTTAACAGACTTTGGACTTCCTAGAGGTGAAAAACAACTGAAAAAATCAACCAGAACAGTGAAAGAACCAATATGGATGCAAGATTATATAGTGAAAGGAACCTCCACAAAACATTCAGCAAAAGCAGTCTGCATATATCCTTTGGAAGAGTACCTTAGCCACCAAGCTCTCTTAACCAGCTACCAGATTTGTCTGTCCAAATTCACCGCCACCAAAGAACCTCACAGTTATGAGGAAGCAATGACAGACCCTAGGTGGATAGAAGCAATGGATCAACATCTAAAG ATAAAGTACAAAGCAAATGGTGAAATAGAAAGGTTCAAGGCAAGGCTAGTGGCAAAAAGATACAACCAGATAGAGGGACTAGATTACCAAGAAACATTTTCCCCAGTGGTTAAAATGGTAACAGTAAAAGTTGTCCTAGCATTAGTTGCAGCACACAACTGGAAATTACATCAAGTGGATGTTTACAATGCATTTCTCCAAAGGAATTTGACTGAGGAG GTAGATGACCTTCTTATTACTGAGAATGATCAACAAATGATTTCAGAGGCAAAAGACATACTGCAACATAGCTTCAAAATCAAAGACCTGGGAGAATTGAGGTTCTTTCTTGGAATTGAGATAGCAAGGTCAAAGTTGGGAATCTTGATGAATCAAAGGAAGTTTGCGCTGGAGTTGATTAGTGAGCTTGGATTGACAGGATCAAAGCCAGCAAGCACACCAATGGAAT ATTGGGCATCTTGTCCTATCTCCAGAAGATCAGTAACGGG ACTTTGCAGAGAATTGGGTGCAGAAGTTAACCTACCAGTCGAGCTGAATTATGACAGCAAAGCAGCAATTCAAATTGCTGCAAATCCCATATTTCATGAGCGAACAAAACATATGGAGATAGACCTGCATTTTATGAGAGAAAAACTCCAACAAGGAATCGTAAAGACCAGATATGTGATGTCAAAGGATCAAGAGGCAGACTTGTTTACCAAAGCTCTGCAAATCACAGCATGTATATCTGATGAACAAGCTAGGGATGCTCAACCTGTTTGCACCATCTAG